From a single Paramormyrops kingsleyae isolate MSU_618 chromosome 14, PKINGS_0.4, whole genome shotgun sequence genomic region:
- the LOC111857682 gene encoding dimethyladenosine transferase 2, mitochondrial isoform X1 codes for MFLQACKHRRYHRGHGKIAEGTSHLKMSTLGPRLLVKGIRSTIGCLQTIHDLRPSACIRIVTHAHKRTYYLDSACGGAGQTQSQQSKAELISAAPGLSQRNLSAAAGSLKSQCRPMSRYNFLDPGDVDENTHKALACRYQRHFVVDPDFAQLVADHLKGDLTERNAAIFECNPGPGVLTRALLNSGAQRVIGLESDKSFLKDLQALESRLDGQLEVVHCDFFKLDPLGQGTMKPPSMYSDKLFNDLGISEVPWTADVPVKVLGIFPQRNERSILWKLIYAIFERTSVFRYGRVQLVMFMSEKAYLKLVAQPGNLKKYQSLSVLWQIACDIKLIQKVPMSSFVISSKGHGTPVKNTQFPVDHLCLVSLTPHPNLFSSDLTHANGAALIMMVKQCMTKKKTQLIDHLKAWSPENGSKVLTDLDLLEDIQTGYVFPEEYRIVFESLHQTKEFKQSWIYNETLNTETTTTIV; via the exons ATGTTCCTGCAGGCATGTAAACACCGCCGATATCATCGTGGACACGGAAAAATAGCTGAAG GAACAAGTCATCTAAAAATGTCAACCCTTGGCCCCAGGCTACTGGTGAAGGGAATACGGAGCACCATTGGCTGCCTGCAGACTATTCATGATCTCAGGCCATCTGCATGTATACGAATCGTCACTCATGCCCACAAAAGAACTTACTACTTGGACTCGGCCTGTGGAGGCGCTGGGCAGACTCAGTCTCAGCAGAGTAAAGCGGAGCTCATCTCAGCAGCTCCAGGGCTCTCGCAGAGGAACCTGTCTGCTGCAGCTGGGTCGCTGAAAAGCCAGTGCCGCCCCATGTCTAGATACAACTTTCTTGACCCGGGTGATGTTGATGAAAACACACATAAGGCACTGGCGTGCAGGTATCAGCGACACTTCGTGGTGGATCCGGATTTTGCTCAGCTGGTAGCAGATCACCTGAAAGGAGACCTGACAGAGAGGAACGCTGCCATCTTCGAGTGCAATCCTG GCCCAGGGGTACTGACACGGGCTCTGCTGAATTCTGGGGCACAGCGGGTCATTGGTCTGGAGAGTGATAAGAGCTTCCTTAAAGATCTGCAA GCTTTGGAGAGCAGACTAGATGGGCAGCTGGAGGTGGTGCACTGTGACTTCTTCAAGCTGGACCCCCTCGGACAGGGCACCATGAAGCCCCCGTCCATGTACTCTGACAAGCTCTTCAATGACCTGGGCATCTCTGAAGTTCCATGGACTGCTG ATGTTCCTGTGAAGGTGCTTGGAATATTCCCCCAGAGAAACGAGAGAAGCATTTTATGGAAGCTCATATACGCCATCTTTGAGCGCACTTCTGTATTCCGTTATGGCCGAGTGCAGTTAGTCATGTTCATGAGTGAAAAGGCGTATTTG AAACTTGTGGCTCAACCAGGAAATCTTAAAAAATACCAGTCATTGAGTGTATTATGGCAGATTGCTTGTGATATCAAGCTGATACAAAAG GTGCCAATGAGTTCTTTTGTGATATCTTCCAAGGGACATGGTACCCCTGTCAAAAATACACAA TTTCCAGTTGACCACCTGTGCTTGGTTAGCTTGACCCCTCACCCAAACCTTTTCTCCAGTGACCTCACCCATGCCAATGGAGCGGCCTTAATCATGATGGTGAAGCAGTGCATGACTAAGAAGAAAACCCAACTGATTGACCATCTGAA AGCATGGAGTCCAGAAAATGGGTCAAAGGTGCTGACTGACCTGGATTTGCTAgaagacatacagacaggataTGTGTTTCCTGAAGAATACAGAATTGTGTTTGAAAGTCTGCATCAGACTAAAGAATTCAAGCAGAGTTGGATCTACAATGAAACTTTAAACactgaaacaacaacaaccattGTGTAA
- the LOC111857682 gene encoding dimethyladenosine transferase 2, mitochondrial isoform X2, which produces MSTLGPRLLVKGIRSTIGCLQTIHDLRPSACIRIVTHAHKRTYYLDSACGGAGQTQSQQSKAELISAAPGLSQRNLSAAAGSLKSQCRPMSRYNFLDPGDVDENTHKALACRYQRHFVVDPDFAQLVADHLKGDLTERNAAIFECNPGPGVLTRALLNSGAQRVIGLESDKSFLKDLQALESRLDGQLEVVHCDFFKLDPLGQGTMKPPSMYSDKLFNDLGISEVPWTADVPVKVLGIFPQRNERSILWKLIYAIFERTSVFRYGRVQLVMFMSEKAYLKLVAQPGNLKKYQSLSVLWQIACDIKLIQKVPMSSFVISSKGHGTPVKNTQFPVDHLCLVSLTPHPNLFSSDLTHANGAALIMMVKQCMTKKKTQLIDHLKAWSPENGSKVLTDLDLLEDIQTGYVFPEEYRIVFESLHQTKEFKQSWIYNETLNTETTTTIV; this is translated from the exons ATGTCAACCCTTGGCCCCAGGCTACTGGTGAAGGGAATACGGAGCACCATTGGCTGCCTGCAGACTATTCATGATCTCAGGCCATCTGCATGTATACGAATCGTCACTCATGCCCACAAAAGAACTTACTACTTGGACTCGGCCTGTGGAGGCGCTGGGCAGACTCAGTCTCAGCAGAGTAAAGCGGAGCTCATCTCAGCAGCTCCAGGGCTCTCGCAGAGGAACCTGTCTGCTGCAGCTGGGTCGCTGAAAAGCCAGTGCCGCCCCATGTCTAGATACAACTTTCTTGACCCGGGTGATGTTGATGAAAACACACATAAGGCACTGGCGTGCAGGTATCAGCGACACTTCGTGGTGGATCCGGATTTTGCTCAGCTGGTAGCAGATCACCTGAAAGGAGACCTGACAGAGAGGAACGCTGCCATCTTCGAGTGCAATCCTG GCCCAGGGGTACTGACACGGGCTCTGCTGAATTCTGGGGCACAGCGGGTCATTGGTCTGGAGAGTGATAAGAGCTTCCTTAAAGATCTGCAA GCTTTGGAGAGCAGACTAGATGGGCAGCTGGAGGTGGTGCACTGTGACTTCTTCAAGCTGGACCCCCTCGGACAGGGCACCATGAAGCCCCCGTCCATGTACTCTGACAAGCTCTTCAATGACCTGGGCATCTCTGAAGTTCCATGGACTGCTG ATGTTCCTGTGAAGGTGCTTGGAATATTCCCCCAGAGAAACGAGAGAAGCATTTTATGGAAGCTCATATACGCCATCTTTGAGCGCACTTCTGTATTCCGTTATGGCCGAGTGCAGTTAGTCATGTTCATGAGTGAAAAGGCGTATTTG AAACTTGTGGCTCAACCAGGAAATCTTAAAAAATACCAGTCATTGAGTGTATTATGGCAGATTGCTTGTGATATCAAGCTGATACAAAAG GTGCCAATGAGTTCTTTTGTGATATCTTCCAAGGGACATGGTACCCCTGTCAAAAATACACAA TTTCCAGTTGACCACCTGTGCTTGGTTAGCTTGACCCCTCACCCAAACCTTTTCTCCAGTGACCTCACCCATGCCAATGGAGCGGCCTTAATCATGATGGTGAAGCAGTGCATGACTAAGAAGAAAACCCAACTGATTGACCATCTGAA AGCATGGAGTCCAGAAAATGGGTCAAAGGTGCTGACTGACCTGGATTTGCTAgaagacatacagacaggataTGTGTTTCCTGAAGAATACAGAATTGTGTTTGAAAGTCTGCATCAGACTAAAGAATTCAAGCAGAGTTGGATCTACAATGAAACTTTAAACactgaaacaacaacaaccattGTGTAA
- the LOC140577588 gene encoding dimethyladenosine transferase 2, mitochondrial-like, with product MSSHGPRLLVKGIRSTIGCLQTIHDLRPSACIRIVTHAHKRTYYLDSACGGAGQTQSQQSKAELISAAPGLSQRNLSAAAGSLKSQCRPMSRYDFLDPDEVEENTRKALACKNLRHFIVDPDFAQLVADHLKGDLTERKAAIFECNPGPGVLTRALLNSGAQRVIGLESDKSFLNDLQALENTLDGQLEVVHCDFFKLDPLGQGTMKPPSMYSDKLFNDLGISEVPWTADVPVKVMGIFPQRNERSILWKLVYSLFERTSVFRYGRVQLVIFMSEKEYLKLVASPGDLKKYQPLGVLWQMACDIELLRKEPWTTFVTSAKRSSLTAQKTKLPNDHLCLVRLTPRPSLFSGNLTPANGATLIMMVKQCLTKKKALLIDQLNSWSPESGAKVLNELGLLEDIRTGHVFPEEYKILFESLHQSKEFTQSWLYDETLNTQTSVVL from the exons ATGTCATCTCATGGCCCCAGGCTACTGGTGAAGGGAATACGGAGCACCATTGGCTGCTTGCAGACTATTCATGATCTCAGGCCGTCTGCATGTATACGAATCGTCACTCATGCCCACAAAAGAACTTACTACTTGGACTCGGCCTGTGGAGGCGCTGGGCAGACTCAGTCTCAGCAGAGTAAAGCGGAGCTCATCTCAGCAGCTCCAGGGCTCTCGCAGAGGAACCTGTCTGCTGCAGCTGGGTCGCTGAAAAGCCAGTGCCGCCCCATGTCTAGATACGACTTCCTCGACCCGGATGAGGTAGAGGAAAACACACGTAAGGCACTGGCGTGCAAAAACCTGCGACACTTCATTGTGGATCCGGATTTTGCCCAGTTGGTGGCAGATCACCTGAAAGGAGACCTGACAGAGAGGAAGGCTGCCATCTTCGAGTGCAATCCTG GCCCAGGGGTACTGACACGGGCTCTGCTGAATTCTGGGGCACAGAGGGTCATTGGTCTGGAGAGTGATAAGAGCTTCCTTAATGATCTGCAG GCTTTGGAGAATACGCTGGATGGGCAGCTGGAGGTGGTGCACTGTGACTTCTTCAAGCTGGACCCCCTCGGACAGGGCACCATGAAGCCCCCGTCCATGTACTCTGACAAGCTCTTCAATGACCTGGGCATCTCTGAAGTTCCATGGACTGCTG ATGTTCCAGTGAAGGTGATGGGAATCTTCCCCCAGCGGAATGAGAGGAGCATTTTGTGGAAGCTGGTCTATTCCCTTTTTGAGCGCACGTCAGTTTTCCGCTATGGCCGTGTGCAATTGGTCATCTTCATGAGCGAGAAGGAGTATTTG AAACTGGTTGCTTCTCCAGGGGATCTGAAGAAGTACCAGCCCCTTGGGGTGCTGTGGCAGATGGCCTGTGACATCGAGCTCCTCCGCAAG GAACCATGGACGACTTTTGTGACCTCAGCAAAACGTAGTTCTTTGACAGCCCAAAAAACGAAG CTCCCGAATGACCACCTGTGCCTGGTAAGGCTGACCCCCCGCCCAAGCCTTTTTTCCGGGAATCTTACCCCTGCCAACGGGGCGACCCTAATCATGATGGTCAAGCAGTGCTTAACTAAGAAGAAAGCCCTGCTCATTGACCAGTTAAA CTCATGGTCTCCTGAAAGCGGGGCAAAGGTGCTTAATGAGCTCGGTCTACTAGAGGACATCCGGACAGGACACGTTTTCCCAGAAGAGTACAAAATCCTGTTTGAAAGTCTGCACCAGTCCAAGGAATTCACCCAGAGCTGGCTGTACGATGAGACCTTAAACACTCAGACCTCAGTCGTCCTGTAA